In Gulosibacter molinativorax, a single window of DNA contains:
- a CDS encoding 1,4-dihydroxy-2-naphthoyl-CoA synthase — protein sequence MSNETVSDTFDPSRWREVEGFNFEDITYHLDTTGRIARVAFDRPEVRNAFRPQTVDELYRALDNARQNSKVGVVLLTGNGPSPKDGGYAFCSGGDQRIRGRDGYQYAEGETADTVDPARSGRLHILEVQRLIRFMPKVVISLVNGWAAGGGHSLYVVTDLSVASREHAQFKQTDADVGSFDAGYGSAYFAKQVGQKFAREAFFLAETYDAQRAYEMGAVNRVVPHAELEAEGIRMAETILGKSPTAIRMLKYAFNAVDDGLVGQQIFAGEATRLAYGTDEAVEGRDSFLQKRDPDWSSFPYHY from the coding sequence ATGAGCAACGAGACCGTTTCAGACACGTTCGACCCGTCGCGTTGGCGCGAGGTCGAGGGCTTCAACTTCGAAGACATCACGTACCACCTCGACACGACCGGACGCATCGCCCGAGTCGCGTTCGACCGGCCCGAAGTCCGAAACGCGTTCCGCCCGCAGACCGTCGACGAGCTCTACCGCGCGCTCGACAACGCCCGCCAGAACTCCAAGGTCGGCGTCGTTCTCCTCACCGGTAACGGCCCGAGCCCCAAGGACGGCGGCTACGCCTTCTGCTCGGGTGGCGACCAGCGCATCCGCGGCCGCGACGGGTACCAGTACGCCGAAGGCGAGACCGCCGACACCGTCGACCCGGCCCGCTCGGGGCGCCTCCACATCCTCGAGGTGCAGCGACTCATTCGCTTCATGCCGAAGGTCGTCATCTCGCTCGTCAACGGCTGGGCCGCGGGCGGCGGGCACTCGCTCTACGTCGTGACCGACCTGTCGGTCGCCTCGCGCGAGCACGCGCAATTCAAGCAGACGGATGCGGACGTCGGTTCCTTCGACGCGGGTTACGGTTCCGCCTACTTCGCGAAGCAGGTCGGCCAGAAGTTCGCGCGCGAGGCATTCTTCCTCGCCGAGACCTACGATGCCCAGCGCGCCTACGAAATGGGCGCTGTCAACCGCGTCGTGCCGCACGCGGAGCTCGAGGCTGAGGGCATCCGCATGGCGGAGACGATCCTCGGCAAGTCGCCCACGGCGATCCGGATGCTCAAGTACGCGTTCAACGCGGTTGATGACGGGCTCGTCGGACAGCAGATCTTCGCCGGCGAGGCGACCCGCCTCGCGTACGGCACCGACGAGGCCGTCGAGGGCCGGGACTCGTTCCTGCAGAAGCGCGACCCCGACTGGTCTTCTTTCCCCTACCACTACTAG
- a CDS encoding AMP-binding protein, whose amino-acid sequence MARELISISADDPLAVLRALEDAMVGSGPAILPVPGEVAAEHIQLPGIPDDAPQDVVAVIETSGSTATPKRVMLTARSLRASSSATYERLDKLAAKRGINVEEQFPTRQWLLALPAHYVAGLQVLARSLQAGTRPVTYTAEHFDVLYFEEVAAQMDGDRRYVSLVPVQLQRLVEAVKNEDDFTFIERERISARMGRFDGILVGGQAVPPHIVKAARELGWAVVLTYGSSETSGGCVYNGVPLRGVTARVEQGEIWLAGPVLAAGYLDDPERTGDTFVEADGQLWYRTNDTGTVEPPFDPTAARGGESSQRVSVTGRRDNVINSGGIKVNLDEVERALHQRPGFEDAVAVPLASKEWGESVALAITNRGADEAQLLVEATEAVVFLGPAARPVRCIQLDAVPRLASGKPDRVRIAHVVAMTVLEEREASESSAAGEGAADS is encoded by the coding sequence ATGGCTCGCGAATTGATCTCTATTTCGGCGGATGATCCGCTGGCCGTCTTGCGCGCCCTCGAGGATGCGATGGTCGGTTCCGGCCCCGCGATCCTGCCGGTGCCGGGGGAAGTCGCGGCGGAGCACATCCAGCTTCCCGGGATCCCCGACGACGCGCCACAGGACGTCGTCGCGGTGATCGAGACGAGTGGCTCAACCGCGACGCCGAAGCGCGTGATGCTCACCGCCCGCTCGCTGCGCGCATCCTCCTCGGCCACCTACGAGCGACTCGACAAGCTGGCCGCCAAGCGCGGCATCAACGTCGAGGAACAGTTCCCGACGCGGCAGTGGCTGCTCGCGCTGCCCGCGCACTACGTCGCGGGCCTGCAGGTGCTCGCGCGCTCGCTGCAGGCGGGCACCCGGCCGGTCACCTACACCGCGGAGCACTTCGACGTGCTGTACTTCGAAGAAGTCGCGGCACAGATGGACGGCGACCGCCGATACGTCTCGCTCGTGCCCGTGCAGCTGCAGCGGCTCGTCGAGGCCGTCAAGAACGAGGACGACTTTACGTTCATCGAGCGCGAGCGCATCTCGGCCCGCATGGGCCGCTTCGACGGCATCCTCGTGGGCGGTCAGGCCGTGCCGCCGCACATCGTGAAGGCCGCGCGTGAGCTCGGCTGGGCCGTCGTGCTCACCTACGGCTCGAGCGAGACCTCGGGCGGATGCGTCTACAACGGCGTGCCCCTTCGCGGCGTGACGGCGCGGGTCGAGCAGGGCGAAATCTGGCTGGCGGGCCCGGTGCTCGCCGCCGGCTATCTCGACGATCCAGAGCGCACGGGCGACACGTTCGTCGAGGCCGACGGGCAGCTCTGGTATCGCACGAACGACACCGGCACCGTCGAGCCGCCCTTCGACCCGACTGCCGCGCGCGGCGGCGAAAGCAGCCAGCGGGTGTCGGTGACGGGGCGCCGGGACAACGTCATCAATTCGGGCGGCATCAAGGTCAACCTCGACGAGGTCGAACGCGCACTCCACCAGCGGCCGGGCTTCGAGGATGCGGTCGCGGTGCCGCTCGCAAGCAAGGAATGGGGCGAATCGGTCGCCCTCGCGATCACGAACCGGGGCGCCGACGAGGCGCAGCTGCTCGTCGAGGCCACCGAGGCGGTCGTGTTTCTCGGCCCAGCCGCGCGACCGGTGCGATGCATCCAGCTGGATGCGGTGCCACGACTTGCGAGCGGCAAGCCGGACCGAGTGCGAATCGCGCACGTCGTGGCGATGACCGTGCTCGAGGAGCGCGAGGCGAGCGAGAGCTCGGCGGCCGGCGAAGGGGCCGCTGACTCTTAA
- a CDS encoding 1,4-dihydroxy-2-naphthoate polyprenyltransferase: MAKQKSNNPTQRPNKAKGKQGKPTIGDWIEGARLRTLPLALVPVILGTASAVAAVPGEFHWIRALGALVVALALQIGVNYSNDYSDGIRGTDDYRVGPPRLTGSGQVNPKTVRNVAFAFFGIAAAAGLALAIATQQWWLLAVGAAAIIAAWFYTGGKRPYGYAGLGEVFVFVFFGLVATVGTTYVQILTVPQHTWVLAVAAGLFSCAVLMVNNIRDRETDVLASKKTLAVRVGLRGSRILFGLFALLPFVATILFGLLYPNTFFSFFALLLIGPAVVITSTSTAAKDLILALKLTSLGALLWAVLMAFGLWIPAFS, from the coding sequence GTGGCGAAACAGAAGTCGAACAACCCTACCCAGCGTCCGAACAAGGCCAAGGGCAAGCAGGGCAAGCCAACCATCGGCGATTGGATTGAGGGCGCGCGCCTGCGCACGCTGCCGCTCGCGCTCGTGCCGGTGATCCTTGGTACTGCCTCGGCCGTCGCCGCCGTCCCGGGGGAGTTCCACTGGATCCGCGCGCTGGGCGCCCTCGTGGTCGCGCTCGCGCTGCAGATCGGCGTCAACTATTCGAACGATTACTCCGACGGCATTCGTGGCACCGACGACTATCGGGTCGGCCCGCCGCGCCTGACCGGCTCGGGCCAGGTGAACCCCAAGACGGTCCGGAACGTCGCCTTCGCGTTCTTCGGCATCGCCGCGGCGGCTGGCCTCGCACTCGCGATCGCAACCCAGCAGTGGTGGCTCCTCGCTGTCGGCGCCGCGGCGATCATCGCGGCCTGGTTCTACACCGGCGGCAAGCGGCCGTACGGATACGCGGGGCTCGGTGAGGTCTTCGTGTTCGTCTTCTTCGGCCTGGTCGCGACGGTCGGCACGACGTATGTACAGATCCTCACGGTGCCGCAGCACACCTGGGTCCTCGCCGTGGCCGCCGGCCTGTTCTCGTGCGCCGTGCTCATGGTGAACAACATCCGCGACCGGGAAACCGACGTCCTCGCGAGTAAGAAGACGCTGGCTGTGCGCGTCGGGCTGCGTGGCTCGCGCATCCTGTTCGGCCTGTTCGCACTGCTGCCGTTCGTCGCGACGATCCTGTTCGGGCTGCTGTACCCGAACACCTTCTTCTCGTTCTTCGCGTTGCTGCTGATTGGTCCTGCAGTGGTCATCACCTCGACCTCGACGGCCGCGAAGGACCTCATCCTGGCGCTGAAGCTGACCTCGCTTGGGGCGCTCCTGTGGGCCGTGCTGATGGCGTTCGGGCTCTGGATTCCGGCGTTTAGTTAG
- the tatA gene encoding twin-arginine translocase TatA/TatE family subunit translates to MIQNLNGWHAIIVLVIIVLIFGANKLPQLARSVGQSMRIFREEIKAGKRDDE, encoded by the coding sequence ATGATTCAAAACCTCAACGGCTGGCACGCCATCATCGTGCTCGTCATCATCGTGCTCATCTTCGGGGCAAACAAACTGCCCCAGCTGGCGCGCAGCGTGGGGCAGTCGATGCGGATCTTCCGCGAAGAGATCAAGGCCGGTAAGCGCGACGACGAGTAG
- a CDS encoding DUF4229 domain-containing protein, with the protein MKTSRAWFVYVLVRLLAFIVPFAIIMLVLPGWQWNWLVGVIVGAIVSLSISQIFLYRERMALAAQMQERAEARAAKNEQPRPMDIEEDADIDAQIDDADGSGTEAADAAPEDVADDAAAQAEPDAEPEDKK; encoded by the coding sequence ATGAAAACTTCCCGCGCCTGGTTCGTATACGTTCTCGTACGGCTGCTGGCCTTCATTGTTCCGTTCGCGATCATCATGCTCGTACTACCGGGCTGGCAGTGGAACTGGCTGGTCGGCGTGATCGTCGGCGCGATCGTGAGCCTCTCGATTTCACAGATCTTCCTGTACCGCGAGCGCATGGCGCTCGCCGCACAGATGCAGGAGCGCGCGGAGGCGAGGGCCGCGAAGAATGAGCAGCCCCGACCGATGGACATCGAGGAGGACGCGGACATCGACGCGCAGATTGATGACGCGGACGGTTCGGGGACCGAGGCCGCGGATGCCGCGCCCGAAGACGTCGCCGACGATGCTGCAGCCCAGGCCGAGCCAGACGCAGAGCCCGAAGACAAGAAGTAA
- a CDS encoding PLD nuclease N-terminal domain-containing protein has translation MSRALILGIVVAVALTVYAIVDCAMFDAKRTKVMQKPIWLVVILLVPVIGPLLWMFIGKGSSDDKAATGQHVIPDDINYISDPKTEREHDSRIAELEEQMRLLDEEIERDRQSTMRNHPSNHQTGAIPTVTPDEEDNPDAETEKPKTNGEANGSDDEGRRK, from the coding sequence ATGTCCCGCGCACTCATTCTCGGTATCGTCGTCGCCGTAGCCCTTACCGTCTACGCGATTGTTGATTGCGCCATGTTTGATGCGAAACGCACCAAGGTGATGCAGAAGCCGATCTGGTTGGTGGTCATCTTGCTCGTGCCGGTGATCGGTCCGTTGCTGTGGATGTTCATCGGCAAGGGGAGCAGCGACGACAAGGCCGCAACTGGCCAGCACGTCATCCCGGACGACATCAACTACATCAGCGATCCGAAGACGGAACGCGAGCACGACTCCCGCATCGCCGAGCTCGAAGAGCAGATGCGCCTTCTCGACGAAGAGATTGAGCGCGACCGCCAGAGCACGATGCGCAATCATCCTTCGAACCACCAGACCGGCGCAATCCCCACCGTGACGCCGGACGAGGAAGACAACCCCGACGCCGAGACCGAGAAGCCAAAGACGAATGGCGAGGCAAACGGCAGCGACGACGAGGGCCGACGCAAGTGA
- a CDS encoding thiamine pyrophosphate-binding protein, with product MSPAGPSSPALAAATELLVAAVNGGVRDIVVCPGSRSQSLALVAAELERIGAVRLHVRIDERSAAFFALGIARESGKPVPVITTSGTAVANLGPAMLEAHHAGVPLVALTADRPAELMNTGANQTTRQPGLFGDLVPHTSLSAPDGSEASLALARDAGAALADARVAWHLNVAFREPLSDAVPDLSERVTVRIGGEDASALIVSSDAAEAWPGDAGDRRIRAGMPGKGLPADLAEAIAKDLAAHAPRDRSLSSTEGAYRNAGEPFDTASPTQGSFDTASPTQGSPNRTESIDPGEWPNALVVAGDRAGRLGEHLAHKGGWPLIAEVSSGSRFGRNVIATYRDLLGENSPIPALRDAVELVIVVGHPTLSREVPALLKRESIRVIVVDQPGVPPYRPTSNVEAVDEVKVLAFGSTMFSNADEQYLLRKEAKRWLHDWTAADHQLLVERDSDPEAPNVAASRSQDFRERARFGREELAVSREKVTREMLADSIWRLTWPHDRLVVAASRLIRDLDSRVPGKRIHVHANRGLAGIDGTIASGLGIAHASQHGDDLAAHAGQTRVLIGDVAFLHDASSLLVGQAGEDAPRIQIVVGNDGGGTIFDSLEVAKTADRASFDRVQYTPTTANIQAIAEAYGWTYRRADTRGSLEEALTDGTAPRMVIEVPLDR from the coding sequence GTGAGCCCGGCGGGGCCGTCTTCCCCCGCCCTCGCCGCGGCGACCGAACTCCTCGTCGCCGCAGTGAACGGCGGAGTGCGCGATATCGTCGTGTGCCCGGGCTCGCGCTCGCAGTCGCTGGCGCTCGTCGCCGCTGAGCTCGAGCGCATCGGCGCGGTCCGCCTGCACGTGCGCATCGACGAGCGGTCGGCCGCGTTCTTCGCGCTCGGTATCGCTCGGGAATCGGGCAAGCCGGTGCCAGTCATCACGACCTCGGGCACCGCGGTCGCGAACCTCGGGCCGGCGATGCTCGAGGCGCACCACGCGGGTGTGCCGCTCGTGGCGCTCACGGCCGACCGTCCCGCCGAGCTCATGAACACCGGTGCGAACCAGACCACCCGTCAGCCCGGCCTGTTCGGCGACCTCGTGCCGCACACGTCCCTATCCGCGCCGGACGGCAGCGAGGCCTCGCTCGCCCTGGCGCGCGACGCCGGAGCGGCGCTCGCGGATGCGCGGGTCGCCTGGCACCTCAACGTCGCCTTCCGCGAGCCGCTGTCGGATGCGGTGCCCGATTTGTCGGAGCGCGTCACGGTTCGAATCGGCGGCGAGGATGCGTCGGCTTTGATCGTCAGCTCAGATGCGGCGGAAGCGTGGCCGGGAGACGCCGGTGACCGGCGCATTCGAGCCGGGATGCCGGGCAAAGGCCTGCCCGCGGACCTCGCCGAGGCCATCGCGAAGGATCTCGCCGCCCACGCCCCCCGCGATCGCTCATTGAGTAGCACCGAAGGGGCGTATCGAAATGCGGGCGAGCCCTTCGATACGGCTTCGCCTACTCAGGGATCCTTCGATACGGCTTCGCCTACTCAGGGATCCCCGAACCGCACCGAATCGATCGACCCGGGCGAATGGCCAAACGCGCTCGTCGTCGCGGGTGACCGCGCGGGCCGCCTCGGCGAACACCTCGCGCACAAGGGCGGCTGGCCGCTCATCGCGGAAGTCTCGAGTGGCTCACGCTTCGGCCGGAATGTCATCGCCACCTACCGCGACCTCCTCGGCGAGAACAGTCCCATCCCCGCGTTGCGCGACGCGGTCGAGCTCGTGATCGTCGTCGGCCACCCGACGCTCAGCCGCGAGGTGCCCGCGCTGCTCAAGCGCGAGAGCATCCGCGTCATCGTCGTCGATCAGCCTGGCGTCCCGCCGTACCGCCCGACGTCAAACGTCGAGGCGGTCGACGAAGTTAAGGTGCTCGCGTTCGGCTCGACGATGTTCTCGAACGCCGACGAGCAGTACCTGCTCCGGAAAGAGGCGAAGCGCTGGCTACACGACTGGACGGCGGCCGACCACCAACTGCTTGTTGAGCGGGACTCCGACCCGGAGGCCCCGAACGTCGCGGCGTCGCGAAGCCAGGACTTCCGCGAACGCGCGCGCTTCGGCCGCGAAGAGCTCGCCGTCTCGCGCGAGAAGGTCACGCGCGAGATGCTCGCCGACTCGATCTGGCGGCTCACGTGGCCGCACGACCGACTCGTCGTCGCCGCATCTCGGCTCATCCGTGACCTCGACTCGCGGGTGCCGGGCAAGCGCATCCACGTGCACGCGAACCGCGGGCTTGCGGGCATTGACGGCACGATCGCCTCGGGGCTTGGCATCGCTCACGCTTCGCAGCACGGCGACGACCTCGCGGCCCACGCGGGGCAGACCCGCGTGCTGATCGGCGATGTCGCGTTCCTCCATGACGCAAGCTCGCTGCTCGTGGGCCAGGCAGGCGAGGATGCGCCGCGCATCCAAATCGTCGTCGGCAACGATGGCGGCGGGACGATTTTCGACTCCCTCGAGGTCGCGAAGACGGCCGATCGCGCATCCTTCGACCGCGTGCAATACACGCCGACGACCGCGAACATCCAGGCGATCGCGGAGGCTTACGGCTGGACGTATCGCCGCGCCGACACCCGCGGCAGCCTCGAGGAGGCGCTCACCGACGGCACGGCGCCGAGGATGGTCATCGAGGTCCCGCTCGATCGCTAG
- a CDS encoding PPK2 family polyphosphate kinase: protein MGKNKVNVNPDAARLELFVGPGFKLANIDPSSTPGFEGSNGDSKEIAEQIAKERTPELADLQERMYAQARAEKPNAPSVLVVLQGMDASGKGGIVRHVFGSVDPQGLQITSFKAPTEEEREHDFLWRIEPHAPKPGFIGVFDRSHYEDVLIQRVREFAPPAEIERRYGAIVEFEQRLVQSGTKVLKFMLHVSPEEQEKRLRERIERPDKHWKYNTGDLDERALWGEYAEAYQIALERTSVANAPWWVIPSDKKWYARLAIKAILLQAMRNMELEWPEVDLDQEAEEARLAESAKLLQESLERTQG from the coding sequence ATGGGTAAGAACAAAGTGAACGTCAACCCGGATGCCGCTCGGCTCGAGCTGTTTGTCGGACCCGGATTCAAGCTTGCAAACATTGACCCCAGCTCGACGCCGGGATTCGAGGGCAGCAACGGCGACTCGAAGGAGATCGCGGAGCAGATCGCGAAGGAGCGTACCCCCGAGCTGGCCGACCTGCAGGAGCGCATGTACGCGCAGGCGCGGGCCGAGAAGCCGAATGCGCCGAGCGTCCTCGTCGTGCTGCAGGGCATGGATGCGTCGGGCAAGGGCGGCATCGTGCGGCACGTATTCGGGTCGGTCGATCCGCAGGGCCTGCAGATCACGTCCTTCAAGGCACCGACCGAGGAGGAGCGCGAACACGACTTCCTCTGGCGCATCGAGCCGCACGCGCCGAAGCCTGGATTCATCGGTGTGTTCGACCGCTCGCACTACGAGGATGTGCTGATTCAGCGGGTGCGCGAGTTCGCGCCGCCCGCGGAGATCGAGCGACGCTACGGCGCGATCGTCGAGTTCGAGCAGCGGCTCGTGCAGTCGGGCACGAAGGTGCTGAAGTTCATGCTGCACGTGAGCCCGGAGGAGCAGGAGAAGCGCCTGCGCGAGCGCATCGAGCGCCCGGACAAGCACTGGAAGTACAACACCGGCGACCTCGACGAGCGCGCCCTGTGGGGCGAATACGCCGAGGCCTATCAGATCGCCCTCGAGCGCACCTCGGTCGCGAACGCACCGTGGTGGGTCATTCCCTCCGATAAGAAGTGGTACGCGCGGCTCGCGATCAAGGCGATTCTGCTCCAGGCCATGCGGAACATGGAGCTCGAGTGGCCGGAGGTCGACCTCGATCAGGAGGCGGAGGAGGCACGCCTCGCGGAGTCCGCAAAGCTCCTACAGGAGTCGCTCGAGCGCACGCAGGGCTAG
- a CDS encoding Crp/Fnr family transcriptional regulator yields MSTQVHPASAREDLCVSRVPIFKNLSYEDQLKVASVANQRQVSRGDTVQAAGSSDAELMVVHTGTVKVFRIDSEGREQILRIIGPGDFLGESQFLTGRRPTQFAEALDAGSMCVFRHEDLQTLVEEYPLIGLKMLQDVSQRLEQTEARLVSVTSDDVAARVAAYLLSLDSRPTNGEILVSLPIAKKDIASVLGTTPETLSRHLRRLQDQGVIENRSPREIAILDVDALIALAED; encoded by the coding sequence ATGAGCACGCAGGTACATCCCGCATCCGCGCGCGAAGATCTCTGCGTCTCGCGGGTGCCCATCTTCAAGAACCTCAGCTACGAGGACCAGCTCAAGGTCGCCTCGGTGGCCAATCAGCGGCAGGTCTCGCGTGGCGATACGGTGCAGGCTGCGGGCTCCTCCGACGCCGAGCTCATGGTGGTGCACACCGGCACGGTAAAGGTCTTCCGTATCGATTCCGAGGGCCGCGAACAGATCTTGCGCATCATCGGCCCGGGCGATTTCCTCGGCGAATCGCAGTTCCTCACCGGCCGGCGGCCGACGCAGTTCGCCGAGGCACTGGATGCGGGGAGCATGTGCGTCTTTCGGCACGAGGATTTGCAGACCCTCGTCGAGGAGTATCCATTGATCGGCCTCAAGATGCTGCAGGATGTGAGCCAGCGGCTCGAACAGACGGAGGCGCGCCTCGTGTCGGTCACCTCCGACGACGTCGCCGCGCGCGTGGCCGCCTACCTGCTCTCGCTCGACAGCCGCCCGACGAACGGCGAGATTCTCGTGTCGTTACCCATCGCAAAGAAGGACATCGCGTCGGTGCTGGGTACGACCCCCGAGACCCTGAGCCGACACCTTCGGCGGCTGCAGGATCAGGGGGTCATCGAGAATCGCTCCCCGCGCGAGATCGCGATTCTCGATGTGGATGCGCTGATCGCGCTCGCGGAGGACTAG
- a CDS encoding heavy-metal-associated domain-containing protein has product MSAATTTHTTLRAEGFSCPSCVTKIEKRVGKLDGVDDVKVHFASSRIEVDHDESKTSVDDIVAAVDKAGYKSAPSAF; this is encoded by the coding sequence ATGTCTGCCGCAACCACCACCCACACCACCCTCCGCGCCGAGGGATTCTCGTGCCCGTCCTGTGTGACCAAGATCGAGAAGCGAGTCGGCAAGCTCGACGGCGTCGACGACGTCAAGGTGCACTTCGCCTCCTCGCGTATCGAGGTCGACCACGACGAGAGCAAGACCTCCGTCGACGACATCGTCGCCGCGGTCGATAAGGCGGGCTACAAGTCCGCACCGTCCGCGTTCTAG
- a CDS encoding heavy metal translocating P-type ATPase, which produces MNTLQRWVSSKWFVPIVSGLLILLSFGVQYIAGGALNPVLSPKWWLDAGAHDTHGGVAFMLSDLLMIAAAVLAGYRILVSAIRALTTGFIGIDLLVSVAAIGAIIIGNFWEAAAVTFLFAIGHALEAATLNKTRSALAELVAVAPDSAVVLRDGEQVEVPAAQVRMGEIVLVKNGAKVPVDGQVVSGTGAIDEASITGESIPVEKSKSDQVYAGTVSRGGFLQVLATGIGADTTLARIIHRVEEAQDAKAKTQTFIDQFSRWYTPGVMVLALIAGLITGDVVLALTLLVIGCPGALVISIPVAIVAGIGRAARNGILIKGGEYLETSAKISAVAVDKTGTLTEGRPQLTDIVVLDAAREAGFDRTQVLRWAAAAEAGSEHPLARPIIETAQDEGVGPEGIPGEVTPVPGKGIVTDVDGTRVLIGNVPLLEQYGIERDAQAGRVANELAAEGETPMIVAVEERAVGVVAVADQIREDAAEMVKRLHEAGVEKVVMLTGDTQLVAEAIGKATGIDEIHASLLPEDKLDAVAKLQREGHTVAMVGDGVNDAPALATADIGVAMGAAGSAVAVETADIALMGDNLLKLPEAIGLAKRTVSIMRQNIAIALITVVVLLAGVFLGGVTMSIGMLVHEGSVLVVIANAMRLLRKPRSESAPQATSKRESTSVRDSVTTQ; this is translated from the coding sequence ATGAACACGCTGCAGCGATGGGTCTCGAGCAAATGGTTCGTGCCCATCGTCTCCGGCCTGCTGATTCTGCTTTCGTTTGGGGTGCAGTACATCGCCGGAGGTGCACTGAACCCCGTCCTGTCGCCGAAGTGGTGGCTGGATGCAGGGGCGCACGACACGCACGGTGGCGTCGCGTTCATGCTGTCCGACCTCTTAATGATCGCCGCGGCGGTCCTCGCGGGGTACCGCATCCTCGTCTCGGCGATCCGCGCGCTCACGACCGGCTTCATCGGCATCGACCTGCTCGTGTCCGTAGCCGCGATCGGCGCGATCATCATCGGCAACTTCTGGGAGGCGGCCGCGGTCACCTTCCTCTTCGCGATCGGCCACGCGCTCGAGGCCGCAACGCTCAATAAGACCCGCTCAGCACTCGCCGAGCTCGTCGCGGTTGCCCCCGACTCCGCCGTCGTCCTGCGGGACGGCGAGCAAGTCGAGGTACCCGCGGCGCAGGTGCGGATGGGCGAAATCGTGCTCGTGAAGAACGGCGCCAAGGTGCCGGTCGACGGGCAGGTCGTCTCGGGTACCGGCGCCATCGACGAGGCCTCGATCACCGGTGAATCCATCCCGGTGGAGAAGTCGAAGTCCGACCAGGTCTACGCGGGCACCGTCTCGCGGGGCGGGTTCCTGCAAGTGCTCGCCACAGGCATCGGCGCGGACACGACGCTCGCCCGAATCATCCACCGCGTCGAAGAGGCGCAGGATGCGAAGGCGAAGACCCAGACCTTCATCGATCAGTTCTCGCGCTGGTACACCCCCGGCGTGATGGTGCTCGCGCTCATCGCGGGCCTCATCACCGGCGACGTGGTGCTCGCACTCACGCTGCTCGTGATCGGTTGCCCCGGCGCACTTGTCATCTCGATCCCGGTCGCGATCGTGGCCGGTATCGGGCGCGCAGCGCGCAACGGCATCCTCATCAAGGGCGGCGAATACCTCGAGACCTCCGCGAAGATCTCCGCGGTAGCGGTCGACAAGACCGGCACGCTCACCGAAGGTCGCCCGCAACTCACCGACATCGTCGTGCTCGACGCTGCGCGTGAGGCAGGGTTCGATCGTACCCAGGTGCTCCGCTGGGCCGCGGCTGCGGAAGCCGGCTCCGAGCATCCCCTCGCCCGCCCGATTATCGAGACCGCGCAGGACGAAGGCGTGGGCCCCGAGGGCATCCCGGGAGAGGTCACCCCGGTGCCAGGTAAGGGCATCGTCACGGATGTGGACGGCACGCGAGTGCTGATCGGCAACGTGCCGCTCCTCGAGCAGTACGGCATCGAGCGGGATGCGCAGGCCGGCCGAGTCGCGAACGAGCTCGCCGCGGAGGGCGAGACGCCCATGATCGTCGCGGTGGAAGAGCGCGCCGTCGGTGTCGTCGCCGTCGCGGACCAGATCCGCGAGGACGCCGCCGAGATGGTCAAGCGGCTGCACGAAGCGGGTGTCGAAAAGGTCGTCATGCTGACCGGCGACACGCAGCTCGTCGCCGAGGCCATTGGTAAGGCGACCGGGATCGACGAGATCCACGCGTCGCTGTTGCCGGAAGACAAGCTGGATGCGGTGGCGAAGCTCCAGCGCGAGGGTCACACGGTGGCGATGGTCGGGGACGGCGTGAACGACGCACCCGCGCTCGCGACCGCCGATATCGGGGTTGCGATGGGCGCGGCGGGATCCGCCGTCGCGGTTGAGACCGCCGACATCGCGCTCATGGGCGACAACCTGCTCAAGCTGCCCGAGGCCATCGGGCTCGCGAAGCGCACCGTCAGCATCATGCGGCAGAACATTGCGATCGCGCTCATCACGGTTGTGGTGCTGCTCGCCGGAGTATTCCTCGGGGGCGTGACGATGTCCATCGGCATGCTCGTCCATGAGGGATCCGTGCTCGTCGTGATCGCCAACGCGATGCGGCTGCTGCGCAAGCCCCGCTCGGAGAGTGCACCGCAGGCCACGTCGAAGCGGGAGTCCACTTCGGTCCGCGACTCCGTCACTACCCAGTGA